The following proteins are encoded in a genomic region of Amphiura filiformis chromosome 18, Afil_fr2py, whole genome shotgun sequence:
- the LOC140139415 gene encoding carbohydrate sulfotransferase 13-like, translating to MKLSYRIPLLFAVLTILLIVLCVVLYLPLKININLSSLHVISRLEIGITGATGNTSHLPSSVVENNYLGDIPCLDECEWNREQKRRRNTVENACAHYNPEQVTKEVLRHILVSDEHKTLYCYIPKVACTTWKRIILALNHGKDHIADVPRNVHSAFIPSLSIFSPDEAVKRLQNYTKLMIVRNPHERLLSAYIEKFTSTSPYAIPFQRNYGPRIQASNAKYWRKKFHLNYTEKTELDMTSRKNDKVQFQEFIRYIGDADNKLNSAAEEHWREMYRLCSPCSIKYDFIAKLETITEDSKFILSQIGAKNLMSIVQAKPLHATNSSSESKIQKAYEEITEEDVLQFEKRFEKDMALFGYQRPTSITGFKSEDDDRKDALRQLSLDEV from the exons ATGAAATTAAGCTACCGTATTCCACTATTATTCGCCGTTCTTACCATCCTTCTAATTGTCCTGTGTGTTGTCCTTTATTTACCTCTCAAAATTAACATCAACTTGAGCTCTCTCCATGTCATCAGTCGACTTGAAATAGGAATAACTGGAGCGACTGGAAACACCAGTCATCTTCCGTCATCAGTGGTGGAAAATAATT ATTTGGGCGATATACCTTGTTTAGATGAGTGTGAGTGGAACAGGGAGCAGAAGAGAAGACGAAACACTGTCGAAAACGCATGCGCACATTACAACCCTGAACAGGTCACTAAGGAAGTTCTGAGACACATTTTAGTTTCTGATGAACACAAAACTCTATACTGTTACATCCCGAAAGTTGCTTGTACCACGTGGAAAAGGATTATACTTGCATTGAATCATGGAAAGGATCACATAGCTGACGTGCCTCGTAACGTGCACAGTGCATTTATTCCGAGTCTAAGTATCTTTTCGCCAGATGAGGCTGTAAAGCGACTTCAAAATTACACCAAGTTAATGATAGTCAGAAACCCGCATGAGAGGTTGCTGTCAGCGTATATCGAAAAGTTTACCTCAACATCGCCCTATGCCATACCCTTTCAGCGCAACTATGGTCCCCGGATACAAGCAAGTAATGCCAAATATTGGCGAAAAAAATTTCATTTAAACTACACTGAAAAGACAGAACTAGATATGACTTCAAGGAAGAATGATAAAGTTCAATTTCAGGAATTTATCAGATATATTGGTGATGCCGACAATAAGTTAAATAGTGCCGCTGAAGAACATTGGCGGGAGATGTACCGACTATGCAGTCCATGTTCCATCAAGTACGATTTCATCGCGAAATTAGAAACAATTACCGAAGATTCAAAATTCATTTTATCGCAAATTGGCGCTAAGAATTTGATGAGCATAGTGCAGGCTAAACCACTTCACGCGACTAATAGCTCAAGTGAGAGTAAAATTCAAAAAGCGTATGAGGAAATTACTGAGGAAGATGTTTTGCAGTTTGAGAAACGATTTGAGAAGGATATGGCGCTGTTTGGATATCAACGACCTACATCAATAACGGGATTCAAGAGTGAAGATGACGATCGAAAGGACGCTTTAAGGCAACTATCACTTGATGAAGTGTAA